The following are encoded in a window of Mycolicibacterium crocinum genomic DNA:
- a CDS encoding ABC transporter permease yields MVTPPVPRVAARLPGPANRPGPVVTVVVAVLVAATAIPIGYVGWAFISTGPEQAGNLLLRPRVGELLMNTVGLVVLTVPLCVVLGVAVAWLVERSDLPGRALWRPLFVAPLAVPAFVNSYAWVGLVPSLHGLTGGVLVSILSYFPFVYLPAAATLRRLDPAVEESARTLGSDTVGVTRRVVLPQLRLAVLGSGLLIAVHLLAEYGAFSMLRFDTFTTAIFEQFQATFDGAAGSMLAGVLVLCCLGLLVAEASARGEARFARIGTGAPRRPAPVSLGRMMFPAQAALAALLAAALGVPVWTIVRWLWIGGLGVWVLDDLGSALGQSIALAAAAAVITTLLAFPVAWVAVRYSGALARMVEGANFVTSSLPGIVTALALVTVTIRVVPGLYQTVFLILGAYVLLFMPRALVSLRAGLAQVPVNLEEASRSLGSAPWATFTRITLRLTAPAAAAAASLVFVAVATELTATLLLAPTGTRTLSMRFWSYASELDYPAAAPYALMLVVLAIPVTLVLFRQSTKVAAL; encoded by the coding sequence CTGGTAACCCCACCGGTCCCCCGGGTCGCGGCCCGACTACCGGGCCCGGCGAACAGACCTGGCCCGGTGGTGACCGTCGTGGTCGCCGTCCTGGTCGCCGCAACCGCCATCCCGATCGGCTATGTCGGCTGGGCGTTCATCAGCACCGGGCCCGAGCAGGCGGGCAACCTGCTGCTGCGGCCCCGTGTTGGCGAATTACTCATGAACACAGTCGGTTTGGTGGTGCTCACGGTTCCGCTGTGTGTCGTCCTCGGCGTCGCGGTGGCCTGGCTGGTGGAACGCTCCGACCTGCCCGGCCGGGCGCTGTGGCGGCCGTTGTTCGTGGCGCCGCTGGCTGTTCCGGCCTTCGTGAACAGCTATGCCTGGGTGGGGCTGGTGCCGTCCCTGCACGGCTTGACCGGTGGGGTGCTGGTGTCGATCCTGTCGTATTTCCCGTTCGTCTATCTGCCTGCAGCCGCGACGCTGCGCCGCCTGGACCCCGCTGTTGAGGAATCGGCCCGCACGCTCGGCTCCGATACCGTCGGGGTGACGCGGCGCGTGGTTCTGCCCCAGCTTCGGCTCGCCGTCCTCGGCAGCGGGTTATTGATCGCCGTACACCTGCTCGCCGAGTATGGCGCGTTCTCGATGCTGCGCTTTGACACCTTCACCACCGCGATCTTCGAACAGTTCCAAGCCACCTTCGACGGAGCCGCCGGCAGCATGCTTGCGGGTGTGCTGGTGTTGTGTTGTCTGGGGCTGCTGGTCGCGGAGGCCAGTGCGCGTGGTGAGGCTCGGTTCGCCAGAATCGGCACTGGCGCGCCCCGGCGGCCCGCCCCCGTCTCGCTGGGCCGCATGATGTTTCCCGCACAGGCCGCGCTCGCCGCGCTGCTGGCAGCTGCACTGGGAGTTCCGGTGTGGACCATCGTGCGGTGGCTATGGATCGGTGGGCTCGGCGTGTGGGTGTTGGACGACCTGGGCTCGGCCCTCGGGCAGAGCATCGCGCTGGCGGCCGCGGCGGCCGTGATCACCACATTGTTGGCGTTCCCGGTGGCCTGGGTCGCGGTGCGCTATAGCGGGGCACTGGCCAGGATGGTCGAGGGAGCCAACTTCGTCACCAGCTCCCTGCCCGGCATCGTCACCGCGTTGGCGCTGGTGACTGTCACCATCCGGGTTGTACCCGGGCTGTATCAGACCGTCTTCCTGATCCTGGGTGCCTACGTGTTGTTGTTCATGCCGCGCGCACTGGTGAGCCTGCGGGCGGGGCTGGCCCAGGTGCCTGTCAATCTGGAGGAGGCCTCTCGCTCGCTGGGCAGCGCGCCGTGGGCCACGTTCACCCGAATCACGTTGCGGCTCACCGCCCCCGCCGCCGCGGCCGCGGCATCGCTGGTCTTCGTCGCGGTGGCCACCGAACTGACCGCGACCCTGCTACTGGCGCCGACCGGCACCCGCACCCTGTCCATGCGGTTCTGGTCCTACGCAAGTGAACTCGACTATCCAGCAGCGGCCCCGTACGCGCTGATGCTCGTGGTGTTGGCGATCCCGGTGACACTGGTGCTGTTTCGCCAGTCGACGAAGGTGGCGGCGCTGTGA
- a CDS encoding iron ABC transporter substrate-binding protein: MRHTWRRIAGPVLSVVSVVALTLGATACASSEHSDGLLVYNAQHESLTKEWIDAFTKQTGIKVTYRQGGDTELGNQLVAEGAASPADVFLTENSPAMAAVEHAGLFADVAADTAKQVPEQYRPASGKWTGVAARTTVFAYNTTKLRPEQLPVSLLDLQQPGWKGRWGAPPAKADFQAIVAALLALKGEPATARWLAGMKTNAVPYKDNIATLKAVNAGEVDGGVIYHYYWFRDQAKAKEISGNTALHYFGNGDPGAFVSLSGGGVLTSSRKQQQAQRFLQFITSEAGQEVLQKGTSYEYPVASAVPANPALKPLDQLHPPVVDPSDLDAKKVSDLMTTAGLL; the protein is encoded by the coding sequence ATGCGACACACCTGGCGCCGGATCGCTGGGCCCGTCCTGTCAGTCGTTTCGGTCGTGGCGCTCACGCTCGGCGCCACCGCGTGCGCGAGTTCCGAGCACAGCGACGGGCTGCTGGTCTACAACGCCCAGCATGAGTCGTTGACCAAGGAGTGGATCGACGCGTTCACCAAGCAGACCGGCATCAAGGTGACCTACCGCCAGGGCGGGGACACCGAGTTGGGGAATCAGCTGGTTGCCGAGGGGGCCGCCTCTCCCGCCGATGTGTTCCTGACCGAGAATTCGCCGGCGATGGCCGCCGTGGAGCACGCCGGCCTGTTCGCCGACGTGGCTGCGGACACCGCGAAGCAGGTTCCTGAGCAGTACCGCCCGGCCAGCGGTAAATGGACCGGCGTCGCTGCCAGGACCACGGTCTTCGCGTACAACACCACAAAACTGCGACCGGAGCAGCTGCCGGTCTCGCTGCTCGACCTGCAGCAGCCGGGGTGGAAGGGCCGGTGGGGCGCACCGCCGGCCAAGGCTGATTTCCAGGCTATCGTCGCCGCTCTGCTGGCGCTCAAAGGCGAACCCGCGACCGCCCGATGGCTGGCCGGCATGAAGACCAACGCCGTGCCGTACAAGGACAACATCGCCACCCTCAAGGCGGTCAACGCCGGCGAGGTCGACGGCGGCGTCATCTATCACTACTACTGGTTCCGCGATCAGGCCAAGGCCAAGGAGATCAGCGGCAACACCGCGCTGCACTACTTCGGCAACGGCGATCCGGGCGCGTTTGTGTCCCTCTCTGGCGGCGGTGTCCTGACGTCCAGCAGGAAGCAGCAGCAGGCTCAGCGGTTCCTGCAGTTCATCACCAGCGAGGCGGGCCAGGAAGTGCTGCAGAAGGGCACCTCGTACGAGTACCCGGTGGCCAGCGCTGTCCCGGCCAATCCTGCCCTGAAACCACTCGACCAGTTGCATCCGCCCGTTGTCGATCCATCCGATCTCGACGCCAAGAAGGTGTCCGATCTGATGACGACAGCGGGACTGCTGTAG
- a CDS encoding helix-turn-helix domain-containing protein, which produces MLSRQGGIPFRPFVSWARIEHVIDAVRRADDLTENAVRAGFSDSAHLSRLFRANFGIALSAVLHRISFAADLRVSRNCRNVQARDMGGRIIGSWSATW; this is translated from the coding sequence ATGCTTTCGCGACAGGGCGGCATCCCGTTCCGCCCGTTCGTGTCATGGGCGCGGATCGAACACGTCATCGACGCCGTCCGCCGGGCCGACGACCTCACTGAGAACGCCGTGCGTGCCGGATTCAGCGATTCGGCGCACCTGAGCCGACTGTTCCGCGCGAACTTCGGCATCGCTTTATCGGCGGTGTTGCACCGGATCAGCTTCGCCGCTGATCTGCGGGTATCCCGAAACTGCCGCAACGTTCAAGCCCGAGATATGGGCGGACGTATCATCGGCTCATGGAGCGCTACCTGGTAG
- a CDS encoding transposase has protein sequence MGQRRVARDEDQVPTAPTAYCAPSSGSTRSPVSARITRNRFVAEIGLDISRFPTPEDLVSWAKLCPHTIQSGPVTRAGRTGKGNPYLKGALGAAAKTNTFPRRTLPAPVKRRGKLKALVAVARSILMIVWHLLANPAARFRDLGTDYHANKAVVERRLRNHITQLTAMGYRATIESAA, from the coding sequence ATGGGCCAGCGGCGGGTTGCACGCGACGAGGACCAGGTACCAACGGCGCCGACTGCGTACTGTGCACCATCGAGCGGCTCGACGAGATCCCCGGTATCGGCGCGCATAACGCGTAACCGATTTGTCGCCGAGATCGGACTGGACATCAGCAGGTTCCCCACCCCTGAGGACCTGGTGTCGTGGGCCAAGCTGTGCCCGCACACCATCCAGTCCGGGCCGGTGACCCGCGCCGGCCGCACCGGCAAGGGCAACCCGTATCTCAAAGGCGCGCTCGGCGCGGCCGCCAAGACCAATACCTTTCCTCGGCGAACGCTACCGGCGCCTGTCAAACGCCGCGGCAAGCTCAAAGCCCTCGTCGCAGTGGCCCGCTCCATCCTGATGATCGTCTGGCACCTGCTGGCCAACCCGGCCGCCCGTTTCCGCGACCTCGGAACCGACTACCATGCCAACAAAGCGGTCGTCGAACGACGACTGCGCAACCACATCACCCAACTCACCGCCATGGGCTACCGGGCCACCATCGAATCCGCCGCATAA
- a CDS encoding phenylacetate--CoA ligase family protein, with translation MRESRLSLLLDARAARKHGREAIARRQRERLTDIVAHARAHSPYYRQLYEGLPERVTDPALLPVTGKAELMARFDDWVTDPAVTLAAAQAFIADPARIGHKLAGRYTVVTTSGTTGARGIFLIDHKTLAVTSACAARMLSAWLTAPDLARILARGARIAMVNATGGHFASVTAAAALRTNPLRRRLIGEFSVHTPLPELVAALNRFRPAILAPYATTGALLASEQHAGRLRIDPVLVVLSAEGLPDTEYDRIGSAFGAKVRQGYAASECTFLSFSCQHKWLHVSSDWAVLEPVDAEHQPVPAGQTSHTTLLSNLANRIQPILRYDLGDAILVRPDPCPCGDPLPAIRVHGRSADVLTFHTRAGVAVTIAPLAISTLLDRIPGIEFSQIVHTTPVELSIRLQPLDGADPELVWQQVHTHISRLLTDHQLGHVTVTRDTEPPQQTPGGKYRTVIPLISS, from the coding sequence ATGAGGGAAAGCCGATTGTCGTTGCTGCTCGACGCCCGCGCTGCCCGCAAACACGGCAGGGAGGCGATCGCGCGGCGCCAGCGTGAGCGCCTCACCGACATCGTCGCTCACGCGCGCGCCCACTCGCCCTACTATCGCCAGCTGTACGAGGGCCTGCCCGAGCGAGTGACCGACCCGGCGCTGCTGCCGGTCACCGGTAAGGCCGAGCTGATGGCGCGCTTCGACGATTGGGTCACCGACCCGGCCGTCACCCTCGCCGCGGCGCAAGCGTTCATCGCGGACCCCGCGCGCATCGGGCACAAGCTGGCCGGCCGCTATACCGTGGTCACCACCTCGGGCACCACCGGCGCGCGCGGCATCTTCCTGATCGACCATAAGACCCTGGCCGTGACATCGGCCTGTGCGGCCCGGATGCTCAGCGCCTGGCTCACCGCACCCGACCTGGCGCGCATCCTGGCCCGCGGCGCACGCATCGCCATGGTCAACGCCACCGGCGGGCACTTCGCCTCGGTCACCGCGGCCGCCGCGCTACGCACCAACCCGCTGCGCCGCCGGCTGATCGGAGAGTTCTCGGTGCACACCCCGCTACCGGAGTTGGTCGCCGCGCTCAACCGCTTCCGCCCCGCCATCCTGGCCCCCTACGCCACCACCGGCGCGCTGCTGGCCAGCGAGCAGCACGCCGGCCGGCTACGCATCGATCCGGTGCTGGTAGTGCTGTCCGCCGAGGGCCTGCCCGACACCGAATACGACCGGATCGGCTCCGCGTTCGGGGCGAAGGTCCGCCAGGGCTATGCGGCCTCAGAATGCACCTTCCTCAGCTTCAGCTGCCAACACAAGTGGCTGCACGTCAGCAGCGACTGGGCCGTGCTAGAACCCGTCGACGCCGAGCACCAACCCGTCCCGGCGGGCCAGACCTCGCACACCACCCTGCTGAGCAACCTGGCCAATCGGATCCAACCCATCCTGCGCTACGACCTCGGCGATGCCATCCTGGTGCGCCCCGACCCCTGCCCGTGCGGTGACCCGCTGCCCGCGATCCGCGTCCACGGCCGCAGCGCCGACGTGCTGACCTTCCACACCCGCGCCGGCGTAGCGGTCACCATCGCGCCGCTGGCCATCAGCACGCTGCTCGACCGCATCCCCGGCATCGAGTTCTCTCAGATCGTGCACACCACACCGGTCGAGCTGAGCATCCGCCTGCAACCCCTCGACGGCGCCGACCCCGAGCTGGTCTGGCAGCAGGTGCACACCCACATCAGCCGCCTGCTTACCGACCACCAGCTCGGCCACGTCACCGTCACCCGCGACACCGAGCCGCCCCAACAAACCCCCGGCGGGAAGTACCGCACCGTCATACCCTTGATCTCAAGCTGA
- a CDS encoding adenylate/guanylate cyclase domain-containing protein yields MASHPGTGDATRWSLTGHHTHDRGKDQMAEHDPADATFAFVDLAGFAVLTEMCGDQEAASLAGRLVQLARDALEPGVAIVKTIGDAVMLRASKPEQMVATILTLADRAADEDGFLALRAGIHHGSAVDLNGDYVGHGVNVAARVTALAGAGQAVVTEHVRQACAQLGLSADPLGPTKLHNIATPVELYAVSLAAARYPTDPVCGVRVDPRTAPSHLRHAEKDWWFCSPECAQRFAAAPAQYTAEEPITGRSDDGKSNKTGHSRGAPTPG; encoded by the coding sequence GTGGCCAGTCACCCTGGCACCGGCGATGCCACCCGATGGAGCCTGACCGGCCACCACACCCACGACCGAGGGAAAGATCAGATGGCCGAGCATGACCCCGCCGACGCGACATTCGCATTCGTCGACCTCGCAGGGTTCGCTGTTCTGACCGAAATGTGCGGGGACCAGGAAGCGGCCAGCCTGGCGGGCCGACTGGTGCAGCTTGCCCGCGACGCGCTCGAGCCGGGCGTGGCCATAGTCAAAACGATCGGCGATGCGGTGATGCTGCGCGCCAGCAAGCCCGAGCAGATGGTGGCGACCATCCTCACTCTCGCCGACCGCGCCGCCGACGAGGACGGCTTCCTGGCGCTGCGCGCCGGCATCCACCACGGCAGCGCCGTGGATCTCAACGGCGACTACGTCGGCCACGGCGTGAACGTGGCGGCCCGCGTCACCGCCCTGGCCGGCGCGGGGCAAGCCGTTGTCACCGAACACGTCCGGCAGGCGTGCGCACAGCTCGGGCTGTCGGCAGACCCGTTGGGCCCCACAAAGCTCCATAACATCGCGACCCCCGTCGAGCTGTACGCGGTGTCACTGGCGGCGGCCCGCTACCCCACCGACCCGGTCTGCGGTGTGCGTGTCGACCCCCGCACCGCGCCCAGCCATCTGCGCCACGCCGAGAAAGACTGGTGGTTCTGCTCGCCCGAATGTGCCCAACGATTCGCCGCAGCACCCGCCCAATACACCGCGGAAGAACCGATTACCGGCCGCTCCGACGATGGCAAGTCGAACAAGACTGGACACAGTCGCGGTGCCCCCACGCCCGGGTAA